In Enterobacter cloacae, the following are encoded in one genomic region:
- the ilvD gene encoding dihydroxy-acid dehydratase — MPKYRSATTTHGRNMAGARALWRATGMTDADFGKPIIAVVNSFTQFVPGHVHLRDLGKLVAEQIEASGGVAKEFNTIAVDDGIAMGHGGMLYSLPSRELIADSVEYMVNAHCADAMVCISNCDKITPGMLMASLRLNIPVIFVSGGPMEAGKTKLSDKIIKLDLVDAMIQGADPKVSDEQSNQVERSACPTCGSCSGMFTANSMNCLTEALGLSQPGNGSLLATHADRKQLFLNAGKRIVELTKRYYEQDDASALPRNIASKAAFENAMTLDIAMGGSTNTVLHLLAAAQEAEIDFTMSDIDKLSRKVPQLCKVAPSTQKYHMEDVHRAGGVIGILGELDRAGLLNRDVKNVLGLTLPQSLDKYDVMLTKDEAVKNMFRAGPAGIRTTQAFSQDCRWDTLDDDRAEGCIRSLEHAYSKDGGLAVLYGNFAENGCIVKTAGVDDSILKFTGPAKVYESQDDAVEAILGGKVVEGDVVVIRYEGPKGGPGMQEMLYPTTFLKSMGLGKACALITDGRFSGGTSGLSIGHVSPEAASGGNIAIIEDGDLIEIDIPNRGIQLKLSDQDIAARREAQEARGDKAWTPKDRQREVSFALRAYASLATSADKGAVRDKSKLGG; from the coding sequence ATGCCTAAGTATCGTTCCGCCACCACCACCCACGGCCGTAACATGGCGGGGGCCCGCGCGCTGTGGCGCGCCACCGGGATGACCGACGCCGATTTTGGCAAGCCAATTATCGCGGTGGTTAACTCCTTTACCCAGTTTGTGCCGGGCCACGTACACCTGCGCGATCTCGGTAAACTGGTTGCCGAGCAGATTGAAGCCTCTGGCGGTGTGGCGAAAGAGTTCAACACCATTGCGGTGGATGATGGTATCGCGATGGGGCACGGGGGCATGCTCTATTCACTGCCGTCGCGCGAGCTGATCGCTGACTCGGTGGAGTACATGGTGAACGCCCACTGCGCTGATGCAATGGTCTGTATCTCCAACTGCGACAAAATTACCCCGGGGATGCTGATGGCTTCCCTGCGTCTGAACATTCCGGTGATCTTCGTTTCCGGCGGCCCGATGGAAGCAGGTAAAACCAAGCTTTCCGACAAAATCATCAAGCTCGACCTGGTCGATGCGATGATTCAGGGGGCCGATCCGAAAGTCTCCGACGAGCAGAGCAATCAGGTGGAACGCTCCGCGTGTCCGACCTGCGGTTCCTGTTCCGGAATGTTCACTGCGAACTCCATGAACTGCCTGACCGAAGCGCTGGGCCTGTCTCAACCGGGTAACGGATCGCTGCTGGCGACGCATGCCGATCGTAAACAGCTGTTCCTCAACGCCGGTAAACGTATCGTTGAGCTGACCAAACGTTACTACGAGCAGGACGATGCAAGCGCGCTGCCGCGTAACATTGCCAGTAAAGCCGCGTTTGAAAATGCCATGACCCTGGACATCGCGATGGGTGGCTCCACCAACACCGTTCTGCACCTGCTGGCTGCAGCCCAGGAAGCGGAAATCGACTTCACCATGAGTGATATCGACAAGTTGTCCCGTAAAGTGCCACAGCTGTGTAAAGTCGCACCGAGTACTCAGAAGTACCACATGGAAGATGTACACCGCGCCGGTGGCGTTATCGGTATTCTCGGCGAGCTGGACAGGGCCGGTCTGCTGAACCGTGATGTGAAGAACGTTCTCGGTCTGACGTTACCGCAGTCTCTGGACAAATACGACGTGATGCTGACCAAAGACGAAGCGGTCAAAAACATGTTCCGCGCAGGCCCGGCAGGTATTCGCACCACTCAGGCTTTCTCACAGGATTGTCGCTGGGATACCCTGGATGACGATCGCGCCGAAGGCTGTATCCGTTCTCTGGAACACGCTTACAGCAAAGACGGTGGTCTGGCTGTTCTGTACGGTAACTTCGCGGAAAATGGCTGTATCGTTAAAACCGCAGGCGTGGACGACAGCATCCTGAAATTCACCGGCCCGGCTAAAGTGTACGAAAGCCAGGACGATGCGGTAGAAGCCATTCTCGGTGGCAAAGTGGTGGAAGGCGATGTAGTTGTGATCCGCTACGAAGGGCCAAAAGGCGGGCCAGGGATGCAGGAGATGCTCTACCCAACGACCTTCCTGAAATCGATGGGTCTCGGTAAAGCTTGTGCGTTGATCACAGATGGTCGTTTCTCTGGCGGTACATCTGGATTATCCATCGGCCACGTTTCACCGGAAGCGGCAAGCGGCGGCAACATCGCAATCATCGAAGATGGCGATCTGATTGAAATCGACATTCCGAACCGTGGTATCCAGCTGAAGCTGAGTGACCAGGACATTGCCGCCCGCCGTGAAGCGCAAGAAGCGCGCGGCGACAAAGCGTGGACGCCAAAAGATCGCCAGCGCGAAGTTTCCTTCGCTCTGCGTGCTTATGCGAGCCTTGCCACCAGTGCAGATAAAGGCGCGGTGCGCGATAAATCGAAACTTGGGGGTTAA
- a CDS encoding acetolactate synthase yields the protein MNGAQWVVHALRAQGVETVFGYPGGAIMPIYDALYDGGVEHLLCRHEQGAAMAAIGYARATGKTGVCMATSGPGATNLITGLADALLDSVPVVAITGQVASSFIGTDAFQEVDVLGLSLACTKHSFLVQSLEELPRVMAEAFEVANSGRPGPVLVDIPKDIQVASGDLDPHFSTVENDDAFPHEEVEEARQMLAQAKQPMLYVGGGVGMAQAVPALREFIAATQMPATCTLKGLGAVEADYPYYLGMLGMHGTKAANLAVQECDLLIAVGARFDDRVTGKLNTFAPNAKVIHMDIDPAEMNKLRQVHVALQGDLNALLPALQQPLNINEWRQHTADMRAEHAWRYDHPGVAIYAPLLLKQLSDRKPTDSVVTTDVGQHQMWSAQHMTYTRPENFITSSGLGTMGFGLPAAVGAQVARPNDTVICISGDGSFMMNVQELGTVKRKQLPLKIVLLDNQRLGMVRQWQQLFFQERYSETTLTDNPDFLTLASAFGIPGQHITRKDQVEAALDTMLSSEGPYLLHVSIDELENVWPLVPPGASNSQMLEKLS from the coding sequence ATGAATGGGGCACAGTGGGTAGTACATGCGTTGCGTGCACAGGGAGTCGAGACTGTCTTCGGTTATCCGGGGGGCGCAATTATGCCGATTTACGATGCATTGTATGACGGCGGCGTGGAACACCTGTTGTGCCGACACGAGCAGGGTGCAGCGATGGCCGCTATTGGCTATGCGCGTGCTACCGGTAAAACAGGCGTCTGCATGGCAACATCAGGCCCGGGCGCAACCAACCTGATCACCGGTCTGGCGGATGCACTGCTTGATTCTGTTCCTGTGGTGGCGATCACCGGCCAGGTGGCTTCCTCGTTCATCGGTACCGATGCCTTCCAGGAGGTAGATGTACTCGGTTTGTCGCTGGCCTGCACCAAACATAGCTTCCTTGTTCAGTCCCTGGAAGAGCTGCCGCGCGTGATGGCAGAAGCGTTTGAAGTGGCCAACTCTGGCCGCCCTGGCCCGGTTCTGGTTGATATCCCGAAAGACATTCAGGTTGCCTCTGGCGATCTGGATCCACACTTCTCCACTGTAGAAAATGATGATGCTTTCCCACATGAAGAAGTGGAAGAGGCGCGCCAGATGCTGGCTCAGGCGAAACAACCAATGCTGTATGTCGGTGGTGGCGTGGGTATGGCTCAGGCAGTTCCGGCCCTGCGCGAATTTATCGCAGCAACCCAAATGCCAGCCACTTGCACATTGAAAGGTCTGGGTGCGGTTGAGGCTGACTACCCATACTATCTGGGCATGCTGGGGATGCACGGCACCAAAGCGGCAAACCTGGCGGTGCAGGAATGTGATTTGCTCATCGCGGTAGGCGCGCGTTTCGATGACCGCGTAACGGGTAAGCTGAATACCTTCGCACCGAATGCCAAAGTCATCCACATGGACATCGACCCTGCTGAAATGAATAAGCTGCGTCAGGTGCATGTGGCACTTCAGGGCGATCTCAACGCATTGTTGCCGGCTTTACAGCAGCCGTTGAACATCAATGAATGGCGTCAACACACGGCAGATATGCGTGCTGAACACGCCTGGCGTTACGATCACCCTGGCGTAGCAATCTATGCCCCTCTGCTGTTAAAACAGTTGTCCGACCGTAAACCAACAGACAGTGTGGTGACGACCGATGTCGGTCAGCATCAGATGTGGTCTGCACAGCATATGACTTACACCCGTCCGGAAAACTTCATCACCTCCAGCGGGTTAGGGACAATGGGCTTCGGTCTGCCCGCAGCGGTGGGGGCGCAGGTTGCCCGCCCGAACGATACGGTTATCTGTATCTCCGGTGACGGCTCCTTCATGATGAACGTTCAGGAGTTGGGCACCGTTAAGCGTAAGCAGTTACCGCTGAAAATCGTATTGCTCGATAACCAGCGTTTAGGGATGGTTCGCCAGTGGCAACAGCTGTTCTTCCAGGAGCGTTACAGCGAAACCACCCTGACCGATAACCCCGATTTCCTCACTCTGGCCAGCGCCTTTGGCATCCCTGGCCAGCACATCACCCGTAAAGACCAGGTTGAAGCGGCACTCGACACCATGCTGTCAAGCGAAGGGCCGTACCTGCTTCATGTCTCAATCGACGAGCTTGAGAACGTCTGGCCGTTGGTACCGCCAGGTGCCAGTAACTCACAAATGCTGGAGAAATTATCATGA
- the ilvA gene encoding L-threonine dehydratase, with protein sequence MMAESQPLSAAPEGAEYLRAVLRAPVYEAVQVTPLQKMEKLSSRLDNVILVKREDRQPVHSFKLRGAYAMMAGLTDEQKARGVITASAGNHAQGVAFSSARLGLKALIVMPVATADIKVDAVRGFGGEVLLHGANFDEAKAKAIELAQQQGFTWVPPFDHPMVIAGQGTLALELLQQDAHLDRVFVPVGGGGLAAGVAVLIKQLMPQIKVIAVEAEDSACLKAALDAGHPVDLPRVGLFAEGVAVKRIGDETFRLCQEYLDDIITVDSDAICAAMKDLFEDVRAVAEPSGALALAGMKKYIAQHNIRGERLAHVLSGANVNFHGLRYVSERCELGEQREALLAVTIPEEKGSFLKFCQLLGGRSVTEFNYRFADAKDACIFVGVRLSRGLEERKEILNLLHEGGYSVVDLSDDEMAKLHVRYMVGGRPSKPLQERLFSFEFPESPGALLKFLHTLGTYWNITLFHYRSHGTDYGRVLAAFELGEHEPDFETRLNELGYECHDETHNPAFRFFLAG encoded by the coding sequence ATGATGGCTGAGTCACAACCCTTATCCGCCGCCCCTGAGGGGGCGGAATATCTCAGAGCGGTGCTACGTGCGCCGGTCTATGAAGCCGTGCAGGTTACGCCACTGCAGAAAATGGAAAAACTCTCCTCGCGCCTCGACAACGTGATCCTGGTGAAGCGTGAAGACCGGCAGCCGGTACACAGCTTCAAGCTGCGTGGTGCCTACGCGATGATGGCCGGGTTAACCGATGAGCAAAAAGCACGTGGCGTGATCACGGCTTCTGCGGGCAACCACGCGCAGGGCGTTGCGTTCTCGTCTGCACGTCTGGGGCTGAAAGCGCTGATCGTAATGCCCGTTGCAACCGCAGATATCAAAGTCGATGCGGTACGCGGTTTCGGTGGCGAAGTGTTGCTCCACGGTGCCAATTTTGACGAAGCGAAAGCCAAAGCGATTGAGCTGGCGCAGCAGCAGGGGTTCACCTGGGTGCCGCCGTTCGATCATCCGATGGTGATTGCCGGACAAGGCACACTGGCGCTGGAGCTGCTGCAACAGGATGCGCATCTCGACCGTGTCTTTGTGCCGGTTGGCGGTGGTGGCCTCGCGGCAGGCGTGGCGGTGCTGATCAAACAGTTGATGCCGCAAATCAAAGTCATTGCTGTTGAAGCAGAAGACTCTGCCTGTCTGAAAGCAGCGCTGGATGCGGGTCATCCGGTGGACTTACCGCGCGTCGGGCTGTTTGCCGAGGGCGTAGCGGTCAAACGTATTGGCGATGAAACCTTCCGTTTGTGTCAGGAATATCTCGACGACATTATCACCGTTGATAGCGATGCTATCTGTGCGGCGATGAAAGATCTGTTCGAAGATGTTCGCGCGGTGGCGGAACCTTCCGGCGCGCTGGCGCTGGCGGGAATGAAAAAGTATATCGCGCAGCACAACATTCGCGGCGAGCGTCTGGCACATGTACTTTCTGGTGCCAACGTGAACTTCCACGGCCTGCGCTACGTGTCCGAACGCTGCGAGCTGGGTGAACAACGTGAAGCGTTACTGGCGGTAACTATTCCGGAAGAGAAGGGCAGTTTCCTGAAGTTCTGCCAGCTGCTGGGTGGTCGTTCGGTGACAGAGTTCAACTACCGTTTTGCCGATGCCAAAGATGCCTGCATTTTTGTCGGTGTGCGCCTGAGCCGTGGTCTGGAAGAGCGCAAAGAGATCCTTAACCTGTTGCACGAAGGCGGCTACAGCGTGGTGGATCTTTCCGACGACGAAATGGCGAAGCTGCACGTGCGTTACATGGTGGGGGGGCGTCCGTCGAAGCCACTCCAGGAGCGTCTGTTCAGCTTCGAGTTCCCGGAATCACCTGGTGCGTTGCTGAAGTTCCTGCATACGCTGGGCACCTACTGGAACATTACCCTGTTCCACTATCGCAGCCACGGCACCGACTATGGTCGCGTGCTGGCGGCGTTCGAACTGGGCGAGCATGAACCTGATTTCGAAACGCGGCTGAACGAGCTGGGCTATGAGTGCCATGACGAAACCCATAACCCGGCGTTCCGGTTCTTCCTGGCAGGCTAG
- a CDS encoding acetolactate synthase: protein MMQHQVAVQARFNPETLERVLRVVRHRGFQICSMNMETATDARNINIELTVASPRSVDLLFSQLNKLVDVAHVAICQSTTTSQQIRA from the coding sequence ATGATGCAACATCAGGTCGCCGTGCAGGCTCGCTTCAATCCCGAAACGTTAGAACGTGTTTTGCGTGTGGTTCGTCATCGTGGTTTTCAAATTTGCTCTATGAATATGGAAACGGCCACTGACGCCCGGAACATCAATATCGAATTAACCGTTGCCAGTCCGCGGTCGGTCGACTTACTGTTTAGTCAGTTAAATAAACTGGTAGATGTTGCCCATGTCGCTATCTGCCAAAGCACAACCACATCACAACAAATCCGTGCTTAA
- a CDS encoding branched chain amino acid aminotransferase: MTTKKADYIWFNGEMVRWEDAKVHVMSHALHYGTSVFEGIRCYDSHKGPVVFRHREHMQRLRDSAKIYRFPVSQSVDELMEACRAVLRKNNLKSAYIRPLVFVGDVGMGVNPPAGYTTDVIIAAFPWGAYLGAEALDQGIDAMVSSWNRAAPNTIPTAAKAGGNYLSSLLVGSEARRHGYQEGIALDVNGYISEGAGENLFEVKDGILFTPPFTSSALPGITRDAIIKLAKDLGIEVREQVLSRESLYLADEVFMSGTAAEITPVRSVDGIQVGEGRCGPVTKRIQQAFFGLFTGETEDKYGWLDQVNQ; encoded by the coding sequence ATGACGACGAAAAAAGCGGATTACATTTGGTTCAATGGTGAGATGGTTCGTTGGGAGGACGCGAAAGTTCACGTGATGTCCCACGCGCTTCACTATGGTACGTCTGTGTTTGAAGGTATCCGTTGCTACGATTCCCACAAAGGGCCAGTAGTGTTCCGTCATCGCGAACATATGCAGCGCCTGCGTGATTCAGCCAAAATCTATCGTTTCCCGGTTTCTCAGAGCGTTGATGAACTGATGGAAGCTTGCCGCGCAGTGCTGCGTAAGAACAACCTGAAAAGTGCCTACATTCGCCCACTGGTGTTCGTGGGTGATGTGGGGATGGGTGTTAACCCGCCAGCCGGTTATACCACCGATGTGATCATTGCTGCGTTCCCGTGGGGTGCGTACCTGGGTGCGGAAGCACTGGATCAGGGGATCGATGCAATGGTTTCTTCCTGGAACCGTGCGGCACCTAACACCATTCCGACGGCGGCTAAAGCGGGCGGTAACTACCTCTCCTCACTGCTGGTCGGCAGCGAAGCACGCCGTCATGGCTACCAGGAAGGTATCGCGCTGGATGTGAATGGCTATATCTCTGAAGGCGCAGGCGAAAACCTGTTTGAAGTGAAAGATGGCATTCTGTTCACTCCGCCATTCACCTCTTCCGCGCTGCCGGGTATTACCCGTGATGCCATCATTAAGCTGGCGAAAGATCTGGGTATCGAAGTGCGTGAGCAGGTGCTGTCTCGTGAATCCCTGTATCTGGCCGACGAAGTATTCATGTCCGGTACCGCCGCTGAGATCACACCGGTGCGTAGCGTAGACGGTATTCAGGTAGGCGAAGGCCGCTGTGGCCCGGTAACTAAACGTATTCAGCAGGCATTCTTTGGCCTCTTCACCGGTGAAACGGAAGATAAATACGGCTGGTTGGATCAGGTTAATCAATAA
- a CDS encoding ATP-dependent protease, translating to MSLSVVYTRAAIGVKAPLISVEVHLSNGLPGLTLVGLPETTVKEARDRVRSAIINSGYTFPAKKITINLAPADLPKEGGRYDLPIAIALLAASEQLNTTRLSSYEFIGELALTGSLRGVPGAISGALEAIRAGRQIIVANENASEVSLIAEKGCLIAGHLQEVCAYLEGRHELAEPEESDDILPDAPEDLSDIMGQEQGKRALEITAAGGHNLLLIGPPGTGKTMLASRLSGLLPPLDNHEALESAAIFSLVSSTSLQKQWRRRPFRSPHHSASLAAMVGGGSIPAPGEISLAHNGILFLDELPEFERRVLDALREPIESGEIHISRTRAKISYPAQFQLVAAMNPSPTGHYQGNHNRCTPEQTLRYLGKLSGPFLDRFDLSLEIPLPPPGLLRQTNMKGESTVKVRDRVIAAQARQHARQNRLNARLDNTGIRQYCPLSPEDAGWLEETLSRFGLSIRAWQRLLKVARTIADIEGDPDIERRHLQEALSYRAIDRLLLHLQKMLA from the coding sequence ATGTCACTGTCGGTTGTTTATACCCGAGCCGCTATTGGAGTGAAGGCCCCACTCATTTCTGTTGAGGTTCATTTGAGTAATGGGCTGCCCGGGCTGACGCTCGTCGGCTTACCAGAAACCACGGTTAAAGAGGCCAGAGATCGGGTACGTAGCGCGATTATCAATAGTGGTTATACCTTTCCCGCAAAGAAGATCACGATCAATCTCGCCCCTGCTGATCTGCCCAAAGAGGGAGGGCGATATGATTTACCTATCGCTATTGCGCTTCTCGCAGCCTCTGAGCAGCTTAATACGACAAGGCTAAGCTCGTATGAGTTCATCGGTGAACTGGCGCTTACAGGCTCGCTCAGAGGCGTTCCTGGTGCTATCTCCGGGGCTCTGGAAGCCATACGAGCCGGTCGACAAATTATTGTGGCGAATGAGAATGCTTCAGAAGTGAGCCTTATTGCAGAGAAAGGATGCCTTATAGCCGGGCATTTGCAGGAGGTATGCGCGTATCTGGAAGGTCGCCATGAACTGGCCGAACCGGAAGAGAGTGACGATATCCTGCCGGATGCGCCTGAAGATCTTAGCGATATCATGGGCCAGGAGCAGGGAAAGCGAGCATTAGAGATCACCGCCGCAGGCGGGCATAATCTTTTGCTGATAGGCCCTCCCGGTACGGGTAAGACCATGCTGGCCAGTCGGTTGAGCGGCTTGCTTCCTCCCCTTGATAACCACGAGGCGCTCGAAAGTGCCGCAATCTTTAGCCTGGTAAGTTCAACGTCACTGCAAAAACAGTGGCGACGTCGCCCGTTTCGTTCCCCGCACCATAGCGCCTCTCTTGCCGCGATGGTCGGTGGCGGGTCTATCCCCGCGCCAGGTGAAATTTCATTGGCGCATAACGGTATTCTGTTTCTGGATGAGCTGCCTGAGTTTGAACGCCGCGTCCTGGATGCGCTGCGAGAACCCATCGAATCAGGTGAGATTCATATCTCACGCACACGCGCTAAAATCAGCTATCCCGCGCAGTTTCAACTTGTTGCCGCAATGAACCCTAGTCCTACGGGACATTACCAGGGCAACCATAACCGCTGTACGCCTGAACAGACGCTTCGCTATTTGGGCAAATTATCCGGCCCTTTTCTCGATCGATTTGATTTATCGCTGGAGATCCCACTGCCGCCGCCAGGCCTGCTTCGGCAGACAAACATGAAAGGAGAAAGTACGGTAAAAGTACGCGACAGAGTTATTGCCGCTCAGGCACGGCAGCATGCGCGTCAGAACAGACTGAATGCACGGCTGGACAACACCGGAATTCGTCAGTATTGCCCTCTGTCGCCTGAGGATGCAGGCTGGCTGGAGGAAACACTGTCGCGGTTTGGTCTTTCCATCCGGGCATGGCAACGTTTATTGAAAGTGGCCCGAACCATTGCCGACATCGAAGGTGACCCTGACATTGAAAGACGACACCTGCAGGAGGCGTTAAGCTATCGCGCGATCGATCGCTTGTTGTTACATCTGCAAAAGATGCTGGCGTAA
- the hdfR gene encoding HTH-type transcriptional regulator HdfR: MDTELLKTFLEVSRTRHFGRAAEALYLTQSAVSFRIRQLENQLGVNLFTRHRNNIRLTPAGEKLLPYAETLMNTWQAARKEVAHTSRHNEFSIGASASLWECMLSQWLTRLYHSHSHLQFEARIAQRQSLVKQLHERQLDLLITTEAPKMDEFSSQIVGQFGLALYASEPSMMKADLSYLRLEWGPDFQQHEAGLIASDDVPQLTTSSAEIACQQLALLKSCTWLPTRWADNKAGLHAVTDSTTLSRPLYAIWLQNSDKQSQIKDLLKINITD, encoded by the coding sequence GTGGATACGGAATTGCTAAAAACTTTCCTTGAAGTGAGCAGAACGCGCCACTTTGGGCGAGCAGCTGAAGCCCTCTACCTGACGCAGTCAGCGGTCAGTTTTCGTATTCGACAGCTGGAAAATCAACTGGGTGTAAATCTTTTTACCCGTCACCGCAACAACATCCGCTTAACGCCAGCCGGTGAAAAACTTCTCCCGTATGCAGAAACGTTGATGAACACCTGGCAGGCGGCTCGTAAAGAGGTTGCACATACCTCAAGGCACAATGAGTTCTCTATTGGTGCCAGCGCCTCCCTGTGGGAATGCATGCTGAGTCAGTGGCTTACCCGGTTGTACCACTCTCATAGCCATCTGCAATTTGAGGCCAGAATTGCGCAACGCCAGTCGCTTGTTAAGCAACTTCATGAGCGTCAGCTTGATCTTCTGATCACGACCGAAGCCCCCAAGATGGACGAATTTAGCAGCCAGATTGTTGGGCAATTTGGCCTGGCGCTTTATGCTTCTGAGCCTTCTATGATGAAGGCAGATCTCAGTTATTTGCGTCTGGAATGGGGCCCGGATTTTCAACAACATGAAGCAGGATTAATTGCCAGCGACGATGTTCCGCAGCTCACCACAAGCTCTGCAGAGATCGCCTGTCAGCAACTTGCTTTGCTGAAGAGTTGTACCTGGTTACCTACCCGCTGGGCAGACAACAAAGCTGGACTGCATGCTGTCACAGATTCCACAACGCTTTCCAGGCCGCTATATGCGATCTGGCTGCAAAACAGTGACAAACAATCACAGATAAAAGATCTGCTAAAAATCAACATAACGGATTAA